In a single window of the Pongo abelii isolate AG06213 chromosome 1, NHGRI_mPonAbe1-v2.0_pri, whole genome shotgun sequence genome:
- the ELOA gene encoding elongin-A yields MHGGRSCGPRTRREPSSGEEAAPVTAMAAESALQVVEKLQARLAANPDPKKLLKYLKKLSTLPITVDILAETGVGKTVNSLRKHEHVGSFARDLVAQWKKLVPVERNAEPDEQDFEKSNSRKRPRDALQKEEEMEGDYQETWKATGSRSYSPDHRQKKHRKLSELERPHKVSHGHERRDERKRCHRMSPTYSSDPESSDYGHVQSPPSCTSPHQMYVDHYRSLEEDQEPIVSHQKPGKGHSNAFQDRLGASQERHLGEPHGKGVVSQNKEHKSSHKDKRPVDAKSDEKASVVSREKSHKALSKEENRRPPSGDSAREKPPSSGVKKEKDREGSSLKKKCLPPSEAASDNHLKKPKHRDPEKAKLDKSKQGLDSFDTGKGAGDLLPKVKEKGSNNLKTPEGKVKTNSDRKSLGSLPKVEETDMEDEFEQPTMSFESYLSYDQPRKKKKKTVKTSATALGDKGLKKNDSKSTSKNLDSVQKLPKVNKTKSEKPAGADSAKLRKVPDVLPVLPDLPLPAIQANYRPLPSLELISSFQPKRKAFSSPQEEEEAGFTGRRMNSKMQVYSGSKCAYLPKMMTLHQQCIRVLKNNIDSIFEVGGVPYSVLEPVLERCTPDQLYRIEEYNHVLIEETDQLWKVHCHRDFKEERPEEYESWREMYLRLQDAREQRLRVLTKNIQFAHANKPKGRQAKMAFVNSVAKPPRDVRRRQEKFGTGGAAVPEKIKIKPAPYPTGSSHASASSNSFNPSPEEPAYDGPSTSSAHLAPVVSSTVSYDPRKPTVKKIAPMMAKTIKAFKNRFSRR; encoded by the exons CTattgaaatatttgaagaaactcTCCACCCTGCCTATTACAGTAGACATTCTTGCG GAGACTGGGGTTGGGAAAACAGTAAATAGCTTGCGAAAACACGAGCATGTTGGAAGCTTTGCCAGGGACCTAGTGGCCCAGTGGAAGAAGCTGGTTCCTGTGGAACG aaatgctgAGCCTGATGAACAGGACTTTGAGAAGAGCAATTCCCGAAAGCGCCCTCGGGATGCCctgcagaaggaggaggagatggagggggACTACCAAGAAACCTGGAAAGCCACGGGGAGCCGATCCTATAGCCCTGACCACAGGCAGAAGAAACATAGGAAACTCTCGGAGCTTGAGAGACCTCACAAAGTGTCTCACGGTCATGAGAGGAGAGACGAGAGAAAGAGGTGTCACAGAATGTCACCAACTTACTCTTCAGACCCTGAGTCTTCTGATTATGGCCATGTTCAATCCCCTCCATCTTGTACCAGTCCTCATCAGATGTATGTCGACCACTACAGATCCCTGGAGGAGGACCAGGAGCCCATTGTTTCACACCAGAAGCCTGGGAAAGGCCACAGCAATGCCTTTCAGGACAGACTGGGGGCCAGCCAAGAACGACACCTGGGTGAACCCCATGGTAAAGGGGTTGTGAGTCAAAACAAGGAGCACAAATCTTCCCACAAGGACAAACGCCCCGTGGATGCCAAGAGTGATGAGAAGGCCTCTGTGGTGAGCAGAGAGAAATCACACAAGGCCCTCTCCAAAGAGGAGAACCGAAGGCCACCTTCAGGGGACAGTGCAAGGGAGAAACCGCCCTCTAGTGGCGTAAAGAAAGAGAAGGACAGAGAGGGCAGCAGCCTGAAGAAGAAGTGTTTGCCTCCCTCAGAGGCCGCTTCAGACAACCACCTGAAAAAGCCAAAGCACAGAGACCCAGAGAAAGCCAAATTGGACAAAAGCAAGCAAGGTCTGGACAGCTTTGACACAGGAAAAGGAGCAGGAGACCTGTTGCCCAAGGTAAAGGAGAAGGGTTCTAACAACCTAAAGACTCCAGAAGGGAAAGTCAAAACGAATTCGGATAGAAAGTCACTGGGCTCCCTCCCTAAAGTTGAGGAGACAGATATGGAGGATGAATTCGAGCAGCCAACCATGTCTTTCGAATCCTACCTCAGCTATGACCAGCCccggaagaaaaagaaaaagactgtgaAAACTTCAGCCACAGCCCTTGGAGATAaaggacttaaaaaaaatgacTCTAAAAGCACTAGTAAAAACTTGGACTCAGTTCAGAAATTACCCAAGGTGAACAAAACCAAGTCAGAGAAGCCGGCTGGAGCTGATTCAGCCAAGCTGAGAAAG GTGCCTGATGTGTTGCCAGTGTTGCCAGACCTCCCGTTACCCGCGATACAGGCCAATTACCGTCCACTGCCTTCCCTCGAGCTGATATCCTCATTCCAGCCAAAGCGAAAAG CGTTCTCTTCACCccaggaagaagaagaagctgGATTTACTGGGCGCAGAATGAATTCCAAGATGCAGGTGTATTCTGGTTCCAAGTGTGCCTATCTCCCTAAAATGATGACCTTGCACCAGCAATGCATCCGAGTACTTAAAAACAACATTGATT CAATCTTTGAAGTGGGAGGAGTCCCATACTCAGTTCTTGAACCCGTTTTGGAGAGGTGTACACCTGATCAGCTGTATCGCATAGAGGAATACAATCAT GTATTAATTGAAGAAACAGATCAATTATGGAAAGTTCATTGTCACCGAGACTTTAAGGAAGAAAGACCCGAAGAGTATGAGTCGTGGCGAGAGATGTACCTGCGGCTTCAGGACGCCCGAGAGCAGCGGCTACGAGTACTAACAAAGAATATCCAGTTCGCACATGCCAATAAGCCCAAAG GCCGACAAGCAAAGATGGCCTTTGTCAACTCTGTGGCCAAGCCACCTCGTGACGTCCGGAGGAGGCAGGAAAAATTTGGAACGGGAGGAGCAGCTGTCCCTGAGAAAATCAA GATTAAGCCAGCCCCGTACCCCACAGGAAGCAGCCATGCTTCCGCCAGTAGCAACAGCTTTAACCCCAGCCCTGAGGAGCCGGCCTATGATGGCCCAAGCACCAGCAGTGCCCACTTGGCACCAGTGGTCAGCAGCACTGTTTCCTATGATCCTAGGAAACCCACTGTGAAGA AAATTGCCCCAATGATGGCTAAGACAATTAAAGCTTTCAAGAATAGATTCTCCCGACGATAA